Genomic segment of Roseofilum casamattae BLCC-M143:
TTGCGCTATCCTATTATCGGAAATACTCAAAGCCAATGGGGAATGTTGCAGGTTGCTCCATTCATCGATCTCGGTACGGGATGGAATCACGATCGCGACTCGAATTTATCGCCGCAAACCTTAGCTTCTGTGGGATTGGGTTTGCGCTGGCAAATGCGCGATCGCGCCCGAGCTAGCTTGTATTGGGGATTTCCTTTAGTTGACGTTGACTCCCGCGATCGCACCTGGCAAGAAAACGGTTTACATTTTTCGGTTCAAACTCGCTTTTCCTTATGAGAAACTATGGCAGATTATCGGCAAACTATCGGCGATTGCTTTTCATTGGAGTTGCCTTATTTGCATTGCTCTTTAGCTTAAACGTTCGAGCCATATCTGGGCGCGCAACACCCAATAATTCCCAAATAACTCAACATTCTCTTTCCCAACGGCTAGATAACTTACAACAACAGCTAGAGATTGCCGAACGTAACGGAGATATTGCCAATCAAGGTATTGCCTTAAGCAACATGGCACTCGCCTTACAAAAACAAGGAAAATGGCAATTGGCGCGAGAGAAGATCGATCGCGGTTTATTTTTGTTAGAGTCCCTATCTCCAACCCAGCTCAATCAAAAAAGTTACGCCCAAGCTCTCGATATTCAGGGCAAGTTATTTTCTGCACGAGGCGATTTTACCAGCGCTCTAGAAACCTGGAAAAAATCGGGAAAAATCTACCAAAATTTCAACTTAGAGCAGGAGAGCGATCGCAATATTATCTATCAAGTGCAAGGAATGAAAGAGTTGGCATTATACCAACCGGCATGTCATCTCATTAACCCAATTATACTGGAAAAAATTAGGCGATCGGCAGAAAATCACGAGCAAAATTTCTCATTTTGTACGGGAGATATTACCGATGAGATGGAAAAAACGGAGATTGCCAAGAACCTCCAAACACTAGAGCGCGATCGCATGACAGCAAAGCAGTTACAGTTACTCGGAGATATTCTCCGTTTATCAAGAAATCTTAATCTCTCAGAATTGGCGATCGAATCTGGATTAAACATGGCGACTCAATTGGGAGACGATAAATTAATTGAGTCTCTGAAATTAAGTTTAGGAAATCTATTTCGAGCGCAAGGCGATCGCGCGATCGCTAGAGCGAGATCGGCGAGTTCCGAAATCAGATTTAATTTTGAATTGTGTCCAACCATTGAGCTGAATTACGACGCAAAAAATGCTTATCAAAAGGCGGTAGAAGCCTATAACTCAATTGCGAAAAATGATGCGATCGCCCTGCAAGCGAAGTTGAATTTATTGAGATTGAGTGCCATAGTAAATTCTGACGAAAAACTACTCGATAATCCTTCCGCGATCGTTGGTGAAATAGACACAATAACTGCTCGCAATCCTCTGCTCTTTAACTCTCAATTCGGAGAAACATTATTTCTCAACACAATTCAAACTAAAACCTGTCTGAAATCTAACGAAAAAATCCCCGATCTCTCCTGGGAAAATCTGGAGAAACAATTACAAACAATTAGCGAAATATCCAAGACACGACAGGACTGGAAAACTCAATCCTATGCATTAGGATATCTTGGCAGAATTGATGAATTCCAAGACAAACTATCCGAAGCAAAAGCGGTAACCGAACAAGCCTTATCGCTCTCCCAATCTCTGAATCTCAATGCCCCTGAATTAGCCTATCAATGGCAATGGCAACTTGGCAGAATTTTAACCAAATCTAACTCAGATCGCCAGCAGGTTATTGCCGCATATCAAGCCGCATTCAACACCTTACAATCTCTACGTCAAGAATTAGTCAGCTCCAATCGAGATTTGCAATTTTCCTTTCGAGATGCGATCGAACCCATGTATCGTACCTATGTGGATTTACTGTTGCAATCTGCAGAACCAACACAAGAAGATTTAACACAAGCACGAGATGTTATTGAAGCCCTGCAACTTTCCGAACTCGATGACTTCTTTAACGATCCTTGTTTGATGCAGCAAAATATTCCCTTAGATGATATTATTCCCTCAGATACGGCTGTTCTTTATCCCATTTTACTCGATGACAAAATTGCCATAATCTATCGGCTTCCCAATGAGGAAATAAAATCTACAGTTCAGTTGATTGAAAATGCGGAAATGTTTTCGCGATCGCTCGCTGCTCTCCTCGGTAGTGCCAAAAACCACTCTAATGCCGAACGTTATCTCACATTAAGTCAAAATATATATCCATATCTATTCCCCGAGCACCTCTTAACCGACTTAGAATCCGATCCCAACATCAACACTTTAGTCTTCGTCCTCGATGGGCAACTGCGCAATATACCCATGGCTTTATTACACGACGGAGAACGCTATCTTATTGAAAAATATGCAGTAGTTGTCGCTCCAGGCCTCAGCTTACTCGCACCTCACCAACTATCTTCCCGCGATCGACAACCTCTTCTTGGTGGCTTAACTGAAATAGCTCCCAGCTTTAGAGACGTAGAAGATCGATTTAGCCCTCTCGTAAATGCTTGGCAAGAGCTAAATAGTATCCGGGAAATATTTGATCGTGAAGTTGATTTAATTGTAAATGAAGACTTTACTCCAGAAGTCATAGAGACGAATACACTACAACGCTATTTTCCTATTTTTCACTGGGTCACTCATGCTCAGTTTAGCTCCGATCTGGATGAAACCTTTATTTTCACTTGGGAAGACAAACTCAAGATTGAAGACTTAAGACAATTGATTCAAGCCAATAATAACTCTCAGCAAAAAAATATTGACTTACTCGTCTTAAGTGCTTGCCAAACGGCTGAAGGAGATAATCGCGCGACACTTGGTTTAGCGGGTGTTGCCGTCAGAGCTGGTAGCCAAAGCACTCTCGCCACCCTCTGGGAGGTTAACGATAAATCCACAACGTCATTTATGACCGAGTTTTACCGCCAACTGATCCGAGAGAAAAAATCCAAAGCGCAAGCCCTGCAAGCCGCTCAACTCTCGCTCTTGCAAGACACCATAGGTCAAGGATTAACCCATCCTGAATTTTGGGCTGCTTTTGTCTTAGTTGGAGACTGGCTCTAGGCATCGCTTAATTTAATAATCGCTCGAGCTGGGTTGAGTTATCAAGCTGTTCGGTTTGTTGGTAGAGTTGGTGCGCTCTCTCAAGTTGCTCTCGCGCTTGCTCTGGGTCTTTAAATAATTGGTAGAGTTCTCCTAAGCGAGCACGAGCCAAAGCTTCTGCGGCTAAGTTCTGCTCTTGCACCGCTAAATCCACAGCGTTTAAATAAGCCTTTTCAGCAGGTTCTGTTTGTCCGACTCGCCAATATAAATCGCCCAACTCTCGATGGAGATAACTCGATTCAGTATTTGGATCGATGAAATCGTTCAAGAATGCGATCGCTTCTGCCTGAAGAGAGTATTGTTTGTAAAGAGCAAGTTGTTGGCCGATTCTCTCGGGATTTCCAGAAGGTTGAAGATAGGGAGTTATTTCAGAAACTTTCTCTTCATCCAGAAGATGGAATGTTGTCATTGCTTTCTCTCCTGTATCCGCGGTTATCTTTAAGGTATATATCGGCCCGGATTCAAGGGGAGGATTTCCCAGATAGGTTAATTCTGTGGTTTCCGTTTCCGTTTCCCAGATCTTGCCTTCAATATCGTGTTCGATAATGACAGTATAATGACTAGCACCAGCAACCCTATTCCAAGCTAATTTTGGCTGGCGATTTAACAATGCTGTTTCGCGAGGCGTAATAATGTCAAGATTCTTATGAGGGTCATTTCCGCCGCGACCGCAGTTGCGTTCTTTCGCATTATCGCATCGCAGAACCACAGCACATAAATTGTTTATGTCTAACTCAATTCCTGTCAATAGAGAATGTAATTCATTATCTGCCAAACATCGCAATCTAATATCTGATGCTAGATCGGATTCAACCGTATGTTCTGCACACAAAATACTGCCTGTCGTTAGAGGCTGTTTTTCTTCTCCATTGTATTGAAATCCCGCACCATTTACTTGCTCAATTTGAGCGATCGCAGTACATTGTTCGGCAGCCCGTGCTGCTAAATTACCATACCAAGTTTTCTCGGGCATCAGCAGAGAAGGAAAGGACAAAGTTACTCCAATTACCGAAATCCACAATAGTTGTCGTTGTCTCATGTTTAAAATCCTCTCTGATTTGATAAATAACTCGGTTAACACATTCTGTTTTTCAAAGTTTTTTGCTTTGTCGTAATTTCATTTTACCCATCCGAATCCATTCCGCTTCATTGGCATGTTGATCTTGAGCATTTTGAACGCATAAGCTCCAATGATTTAAGCTCCTGTGCAGCTTTCCTTGAGCTTCTAAAACTTGCGCAAAGACACAATCGGCTAATCCTTCGTTGGGTTGAAGAATAATCGCTCTCTGCAAATGCTCTGTTGCTTCAGCATAATCCTCTAGTTTAATCGAGCTATCGATCTTGAATAGAGCAAATCCCAGGTGACTTCGCACCACATATTCCCCCATAGCATTCTCTTGAGAGATCATCCCCAAAAGGCATTGCCGCAGTAAGGCTTCTGCTTGACTAAATTGCTCGTTATCAACATAAGAAATCGCTTCTCCATGACAACCCCAAGGATTCCCCAGACGTTTAGATTTTCTATACATTTCTAGAGCTAACTCCTTTTCTTGAAGAAGATCGTAAATACCAGCTAGGTTATTTAGTGCTGAGGGTTGTTCCGGATGAATTTTCAGCGACAATTGGAAATAGGGAATTGCGCGATCGTGACGCTCTTGATTAATATAATGAGCACCAGCATTATTTAGGTAGGTAGCCACTTTGGGTCTCATCCAAAATTGAGAGAGAACTCCCATAGCAACTGCTAGGGCGATCGCGCCCCAGCGTCTCCGATTAAACAGAGTTGTCCTACGACTCGAACGACGAGAACGGCCGTTTAAATCGTCCCACCTCGGAGAAATACAGTCGGGATGTTGCCAGACCACCGGCAACCAACTGGCACAAGGAAGACTCTTTTCCAGTCCTTGCAGTTGTTCTCGGGCTTCGCGTACCGAGGTCTCAAAGGATTTTCCGTCAGAGAAATTGAGCAGAAAGGCCAGTAAAAACTTCTGAGCGACTAAATCGGGCACTAAATCGCGCATGACAATCATTTGCGGAATGCGAGTTTCATCCAGTCGTCTGGCTAGAGCTAAACCGTCGCAGGAGTTAAAAATAGCCAACTTCAAACCGCGGTTAACCGCCTGGCGGAGACCGTACCAGATATCATCCAAGGTTAAGAAATCCGTCTCATTAATAAAAATCTTGCCAGCGTCTCCCTCCGTCTCGCTATGTCCGGCAAAAAAGAGAATATCCCAAGGCTGCTCCCACAAGCGATCGCTAATTTCCCCCGGTTGCGGTTCCACTAAAAACGTCACATCTGCATGAGGCAGATTCATTAAGGTCTGGCGATCGTGCTGCACGTCAATATCTTCAGAATGGCCTAAAATGGCTAAAATTCTCACCTTCCCTGTCGGCGCGGCCATTTCAACCGTCGAAGGTTCAAACTCAAGAGAGCTAAAGGCAATCTCCGCATCCGGATACTGTTGAAAGAGTTGCCAAGTATGCCAGGGAAGTTTTTGGATTTCCTCGCAGTTGGTGCGAATAGTAAAGCGAACCCGCTCCTCTGGCTGCAAGGCTTCGCGCATCTTCGTATCCAACTTCCGAAAACTCTCGCTCTCCAACCATTGATTTAAGCGAACCGATACGCTTTGAGCAGACTGCTCGCAAGCCCGTACTTTCGCTTTGATCGTGCCATCTAACTTTAGCCCCTTCGGCTGCACCTGCCGAGAACTGGGCGCCCCTAAAACCCGATAGCGCTCCAACCAATGCTTCGCGATCTCCTGAGACAACTGTGGCTCGCATGGCAGAGCACCCGAGGACTTCAGCTTGGCGCGTTCCCCTTCTGGGCCGATCTCGAGTTGCACCTGAAAACCTTGGCGAGCCAAATCGCCATTCAAGTCCAGAACCACTAATTTTCCTATCCCTTCACTCTCCGTCATATCGACCCCCATCAACGCAATACGCTCCACTGTGAAGATGATGCTTCCCGGTCTATTCCTTGTCAATTCTGCGATCGAGCATAACTTATCCTCAGCTCATTATACTCAGCTCGCTCGATCGCATTCTACAACTCTAGTCGAATCCTCTCGAACGTCAAGATCGCGATTGCAAGTTCTAGCCGCTCCAGTTAGAATCATGTGTGCATTCTCCTCTGGCTCGGTTCCATTTTCCTCCAGAGGACTGCGGACAAGCTGGATACTGAGGCGAGTGAACCTCAACATCAAAACCCATAACCAAATTCCTTATCAACAACTGAATTTAACTTATTTTAGGAGGAAAACGTGACAGCAATTCGAGTGATTCCAGCCAGTGCCGCCGGTTCAACCATGGGGGTTCATGTAATTATCCGACTCTTGTTTGACTATCGTCCTCATTTACTGAAACTCTTCAGAATCAAAAAACAAGACAACTCCGTTACCCGTTATACCTTTATCGCGGTCTTTCGCGAACCGGGTTCGATCGGACAACTTGTGGCCTTCATTAATGAGTGGGGAACGGCCAGTGGAAATGAAGATGGGCAAGATAATACAGCCGAAGCCTATGGGTTTTCCGAAATTATGACGACGATCAAACAACTGAAAATCCGGCTGCTTACTGTTGATTGGCATAATGACATTCATGAAGGCTGGAAACAGAAGCTAGAAGTCCGCAATGACCCTACTGTTCTGCGATATCGCCTCGATGACTGGCAAGGATGGTTGCTCGAGCAAATCGATAAGCCTTGGTTTCCCATGCAGCATTTACATGAGGACGATCTCGATTTTCGTTGGATGGAACACGACTAGAGCGCGGTCATTAACGACTTAGATTGTTAGTATAGTTGATTCAAAAACAGCAAGACATTTTTGTAGGGTCGTTTTTCCTCTGGGAAATGAAACGCCCCTACATCTTATGAACCGGAACGAGGATAAAACTCAACAACATCTTGCTTAATTTGTACGTCATACTGGCTGAAAAAATTATTACCGAGCAAGCCAATTTCCATCTGCGGCGCGATCGCCACGGGAACGTTTTCGGCAACGGCTCCATTCACCATAATCGATCGCACGTAGCCAATTTCAAATTCTACTTGGGAACCATCGGCGATGGTGCTGGTGACTGACTCGACGGGTTTGACTTGCAGGGTTTCTGCCATGGTTTGAGTAATCAGGGTCACGCTCGCTCCGGTATCGAACACCATGTCAAAGCTGCGATCGCCATTAAAAGTTACTCCGATGACTGGGGTTCCACCCAAGCGGCGTTTAATGGGCGCTCGAAATACCGCCACCGGTGCTGGAGTCGAGCGGGGAGAGAAAGTGCCCTCACAGACTCCATCGAGGGATAGAGAGCGCCCGGAAGAGGTGACAAAGAAACACCCTTCTATCTCCTGAGCTAGAGTCGCTTCTGGTGCGAGGAGGCGAGCAAAAAATAACACGCTCGGGACGATCGCGCTGGCGATGGTTATCTTAGCTGTTGCTCTCATGCGATCGCGCTCCCTTCCTCTCTTAATTGACTTTATGGGATTCTAGCATTGTCTCTTAGATCTCGGGTTCGTTGGGAACATAGTTGCGGTAGTAGTAATCAACTCCCGTCGCAAATCCCTTGACCCCATTGGCAATCAAACCTAGAACCGAAACATAAGAGATCTTCAAGTTATCCAAGACTTGATTCAGTTCCGAACGTCCGGTTTTGCCCAGAGCCACAACCAACAGCATTCCATCCGAGCGCTTGGCTAAAAGACTGCCATCAGCCAATCCCAAACTTGGAGGGGTATCGTAAATGACTAAGTCAAATTCTGCTTGGAAGTGCTCGATCAGATTTTGCATTTTGCGCGACGAGAGCAGCTTAATCGGATCGGGGGGAACTTGTCCCGACGTCAAGATATACAAATTGTCTTCAACGGAGTGAATCACTTCGCGAGGTTCGATGTCGCTCGTAATAATGTTGCTCAGCCCGCGCAGATTGGGCAATCCCAAGCGAGTATGCAAAATAGGATGGCGCAGATCCGCATCCACGAGCAACACCCGCTGTCCCATGGCTGCGGCTGCCCGTGCTAAGTTCATAGATACTGTAGATTTTCCTTCCATCGGCAAGCACGAACTGATTGCCAAAGAGCGAATCGGAGTATCGGAACTGAGGAAGCGAATATTCGTGTACAGAGAGCGGAATGACTCTAAAAATGGTGAAGAGTTGTAGTAACTTCCTTTCGATCGCAGTCCTAAACCGAGAGAGCGTTGCGGGCGTGGGGGAGAGGCAGCAGCAGCATCGGAACCCGCGGGAACACTGGCCTGAGATCGGGCGGCTCCTGGAGTTGAAATTGGTTTTAAGCCTCGTTTGAAGGGAACGATTCCTAGCAGCGGTAAGCCAGTGAGGTCTTTGAGATCGTTGGTTGAATGGAACGCATTATCCATCTGTTCGGCAAGCAAGGCTGCTCCTACCCCCATCAACGTTCCTGCGACAATACCCAAAACCAGATTCCGGGGAATATTTGGAGAAATGGGACTGCCGGGTTGGTATGGCTCGGAAATTACTTCCCAAGATACGGACTTCTGGGCAGCTTCGAGTTGTAAGGTTTGCCGAGTCTCTAGCAGCCGTGCCAAACTTTGGGTCGCTACATCCAATTTCAGTTGAATATCTGTATATTGCCGTGCTAGGGCTGGAATGGCAGAAAACTCTTGTTTGAGGCGCTCTTCTACTTGAGCCAAAGCCGACAACCGGACTTGAGTGACCTGAATCTGATTGGTGGTATCGACTAATTGCGTACTCAATCCGACAGAAATTGGAGTTAGCTCTCCTCCTCGTCGAGGCACGGATTTATCGCCAACGACTCGTTGGGCTTCGCGATCGATTAATGGTAATAAGTTTTGTCGCTGCTCGAGTAGGGCTTGGATATTAGGACTCTCGCGCTGAAAGCGAACGGATTCTTCGGCAATAGTAGTTTCCAGTTCTAAGAGCTGGTCGAGCAGTTGTTGATAGCGCTCGGATTGACTCAGAGACGCGCCGGCCAGGGCTTCTTCGGGAGAGGTGCCTAACTGACGTTGCAAGACCACATAGAGGGCTTGCAGCTCGGCTAATTGGGCTTGAGCCTCTTTTTCCTGCTTGCTGATCTCAATGAGCAATCTGGAAATATCGTTGCCTCTGAACTCGGGATCGATAACGCTATGAGCGGCTCGGAAGGTTTCTAGCTCGGCTTGGTATTGGTCAACTTGGCTGCGGACAATGGGGAGTTGGTCTTCGACAAACTGCACGACTCGTTGGATACTCATTTGCCGAAGCTGAGTTCCGTATAAGGAATATCCCGCCATCAGAGTATCTAAAACCGTTTTAATTTTCTCCGGTTCTGCCCCCTGGTAAGAGATGTTGAGGATTTTTGTGTAGCGCTCGCTATCTCCTAAGGCTTGTTCGATTTGCAAGCCACCGACTAGCTCTCCGTAACTGAAGTCGGGATAGTTGGCTTGCAGTTGCAGAGCTAGGGGTTCGAGCAAGCTTGGCGATCGCAATACTTCGATTTGCGTGGCGTAATCAAAACTCGGCCCCAAGCCCAAGCGCAATAGCTCTTTGGAATTATCATCTTCAGAGACCGGCTCCACTAACATCCGAAATCCGGCCTTATAGAGTGGAGGTTGGGTTAGGGCCCAAGCCCAAATCGAACCGGTTACGGCGATCGCCACCCCCGCTAAAACCAGCCAACGCC
This window contains:
- a CDS encoding CHAT domain-containing protein — its product is MRNYGRLSANYRRLLFIGVALFALLFSLNVRAISGRATPNNSQITQHSLSQRLDNLQQQLEIAERNGDIANQGIALSNMALALQKQGKWQLAREKIDRGLFLLESLSPTQLNQKSYAQALDIQGKLFSARGDFTSALETWKKSGKIYQNFNLEQESDRNIIYQVQGMKELALYQPACHLINPIILEKIRRSAENHEQNFSFCTGDITDEMEKTEIAKNLQTLERDRMTAKQLQLLGDILRLSRNLNLSELAIESGLNMATQLGDDKLIESLKLSLGNLFRAQGDRAIARARSASSEIRFNFELCPTIELNYDAKNAYQKAVEAYNSIAKNDAIALQAKLNLLRLSAIVNSDEKLLDNPSAIVGEIDTITARNPLLFNSQFGETLFLNTIQTKTCLKSNEKIPDLSWENLEKQLQTISEISKTRQDWKTQSYALGYLGRIDEFQDKLSEAKAVTEQALSLSQSLNLNAPELAYQWQWQLGRILTKSNSDRQQVIAAYQAAFNTLQSLRQELVSSNRDLQFSFRDAIEPMYRTYVDLLLQSAEPTQEDLTQARDVIEALQLSELDDFFNDPCLMQQNIPLDDIIPSDTAVLYPILLDDKIAIIYRLPNEEIKSTVQLIENAEMFSRSLAALLGSAKNHSNAERYLTLSQNIYPYLFPEHLLTDLESDPNINTLVFVLDGQLRNIPMALLHDGERYLIEKYAVVVAPGLSLLAPHQLSSRDRQPLLGGLTEIAPSFRDVEDRFSPLVNAWQELNSIREIFDREVDLIVNEDFTPEVIETNTLQRYFPIFHWVTHAQFSSDLDETFIFTWEDKLKIEDLRQLIQANNNSQQKNIDLLVLSACQTAEGDNRATLGLAGVAVRAGSQSTLATLWEVNDKSTTSFMTEFYRQLIREKKSKAQALQAAQLSLLQDTIGQGLTHPEFWAAFVLVGDWL
- a CDS encoding tetratricopeptide repeat protein — its product is MRQRQLLWISVIGVTLSFPSLLMPEKTWYGNLAARAAEQCTAIAQIEQVNGAGFQYNGEEKQPLTTGSILCAEHTVESDLASDIRLRCLADNELHSLLTGIELDINNLCAVVLRCDNAKERNCGRGGNDPHKNLDIITPRETALLNRQPKLAWNRVAGASHYTVIIEHDIEGKIWETETETTELTYLGNPPLESGPIYTLKITADTGEKAMTTFHLLDEEKVSEITPYLQPSGNPERIGQQLALYKQYSLQAEAIAFLNDFIDPNTESSYLHRELGDLYWRVGQTEPAEKAYLNAVDLAVQEQNLAAEALARARLGELYQLFKDPEQAREQLERAHQLYQQTEQLDNSTQLERLLN
- a CDS encoding CHAT domain-containing tetratricopeptide repeat protein; translated protein: MERIALMGVDMTESEGIGKLVVLDLNGDLARQGFQVQLEIGPEGERAKLKSSGALPCEPQLSQEIAKHWLERYRVLGAPSSRQVQPKGLKLDGTIKAKVRACEQSAQSVSVRLNQWLESESFRKLDTKMREALQPEERVRFTIRTNCEEIQKLPWHTWQLFQQYPDAEIAFSSLEFEPSTVEMAAPTGKVRILAILGHSEDIDVQHDRQTLMNLPHADVTFLVEPQPGEISDRLWEQPWDILFFAGHSETEGDAGKIFINETDFLTLDDIWYGLRQAVNRGLKLAIFNSCDGLALARRLDETRIPQMIVMRDLVPDLVAQKFLLAFLLNFSDGKSFETSVREAREQLQGLEKSLPCASWLPVVWQHPDCISPRWDDLNGRSRRSSRRTTLFNRRRWGAIALAVAMGVLSQFWMRPKVATYLNNAGAHYINQERHDRAIPYFQLSLKIHPEQPSALNNLAGIYDLLQEKELALEMYRKSKRLGNPWGCHGEAISYVDNEQFSQAEALLRQCLLGMISQENAMGEYVVRSHLGFALFKIDSSIKLEDYAEATEHLQRAIILQPNEGLADCVFAQVLEAQGKLHRSLNHWSLCVQNAQDQHANEAEWIRMGKMKLRQSKKL
- a CDS encoding retropepsin-like aspartic protease family protein; translation: MRATAKITIASAIVPSVLFFARLLAPEATLAQEIEGCFFVTSSGRSLSLDGVCEGTFSPRSTPAPVAVFRAPIKRRLGGTPVIGVTFNGDRSFDMVFDTGASVTLITQTMAETLQVKPVESVTSTIADGSQVEFEIGYVRSIMVNGAVAENVPVAIAPQMEIGLLGNNFFSQYDVQIKQDVVEFYPRSGS
- a CDS encoding GumC family protein gives rise to the protein MHAGTPPKSNQNGHSQNGHSQNGHSQNGTKYYPVTIPPLPGVASSEAEEFDPKQLLRILRRRWLVLAGVAIAVTGSIWAWALTQPPLYKAGFRMLVEPVSEDDNSKELLRLGLGPSFDYATQIEVLRSPSLLEPLALQLQANYPDFSYGELVGGLQIEQALGDSERYTKILNISYQGAEPEKIKTVLDTLMAGYSLYGTQLRQMSIQRVVQFVEDQLPIVRSQVDQYQAELETFRAAHSVIDPEFRGNDISRLLIEISKQEKEAQAQLAELQALYVVLQRQLGTSPEEALAGASLSQSERYQQLLDQLLELETTIAEESVRFQRESPNIQALLEQRQNLLPLIDREAQRVVGDKSVPRRGGELTPISVGLSTQLVDTTNQIQVTQVRLSALAQVEERLKQEFSAIPALARQYTDIQLKLDVATQSLARLLETRQTLQLEAAQKSVSWEVISEPYQPGSPISPNIPRNLVLGIVAGTLMGVGAALLAEQMDNAFHSTNDLKDLTGLPLLGIVPFKRGLKPISTPGAARSQASVPAGSDAAAASPPRPQRSLGLGLRSKGSYYNSSPFLESFRSLYTNIRFLSSDTPIRSLAISSCLPMEGKSTVSMNLARAAAAMGQRVLLVDADLRHPILHTRLGLPNLRGLSNIITSDIEPREVIHSVEDNLYILTSGQVPPDPIKLLSSRKMQNLIEHFQAEFDLVIYDTPPSLGLADGSLLAKRSDGMLLVVALGKTGRSELNQVLDNLKISYVSVLGLIANGVKGFATGVDYYYRNYVPNEPEI